The segment ACCAGCCGGTCGTCGACCTGCCGCACCAGCGGGTCACCGGCGTGGAGGCGCTGGTCCGCTGGCAGCACCCGGAGCAGGGGCTGCTCGGCCCGAACCACTTCATCGACAACGCCGAGGAGAGCGGCCTGATCGTGCCGCTGGGCCGCTGGGTGCTGCAGGAGGCGTGCCGGCAGCTGGCCCGCTGGCAGGCCGGCGGTGTGGGCGCCGACCTGACCATGAACGTCAACCTGTCGGCCCGGCAGTTCCAGTACGCCGGCCTGGTCGACGACGTCCGCGAGGCGATCCTCAGCTCGGGTGTCGAACCCGGCCTGCTCACCCTGGAACTCACCGAGTCGATGCTGCTGCAGGACATCGACGCCGCGTCGGAGACCCTGCACGCGCTGCGCGCCCTCGGCGTCCACCTGGCCATCGACGACTTCGGCACCGGCTACTCGTCGCTGAACTACCTCAAGCGCCTCCCGGTCGACGTCATCAAGATCGACCGCGCGTTCGTCACCGAGGTCGCCACCGACGCCGGTGACAAGGCGCTGGTCGACGCGGTGGTGACGCTGAGCCGGGCGTTGAGCCTGAAGACCGTGGCCGAGGGCATCGAGACCGACGACCAGCAGGAGATGCTGCACCGGCTCGGCTGCGAGTACGGCCAGGGCTACCTGTTCGGCCGTCCCGCGGAACCGGACACGATCGAGGCACTGCTGCGCGAGCACTCCGAGGTATCTTCGCTGCACGCGTGAGGTGTGGGAGGTGCAAGTGCGGACCGTGACCCGGCGGCTGCCACTGCTGCGAGCCGATCTCGAGGGCGCCGTCTGCTCGCTTCCGTCCGACTTCGTCCTGGACGGCCACGAGCGGATCACCGTCGTGCTCGAGCACCGGCCGCACGGCCGGCAGGTCTTCGAGGCGGACGTCCGGCAGGACGTCGGGTGGCAGCTGCACGGCATCGGCTGGCCGGTCGACCTGCGCCCCGGCGTGCTGGTCACGGTCACCTGGCGGCCGGCGAAGGACGAGATCGGGCTGCGGACCACGGTCGCCGAGGACCCGATGCGGGTCGACGGCGTCGACTACTTCCACGAGTACGATCCGGCGGCCGTCACCCGCGCCTTCGAACCGGACGCGTCGAACCATGCGCAGGTGCTGGGCGTGGTGCGCCGGCTGGGCCGGGTGTTCGAGGACGGCAGCGCGGTGCACACCGAGGCGTTCGTGGCCGCCCGCTGCGGGCTGGGCCGCGGGGCGCGCGGTGCTTTCCTGTTCCGCAATGCGGTGGACCAGCTGATCCGGGAGGGGTACGTGACGCGCGTACCCGGCAGTGTCGACGCCGCCGGTCAGCCGTCCTATCCGGCGGTGGACGGCGAGGAGCCGGCCGAGATGCTGTTCTACGCCCCGCTGGTCGAGCCCACCCCCATGGGTGACGGCCCGGACCGGCGCGAGCACTGGGTCAACGGCTTCATCCGCAAACTGCCGCCCGGCGCCCAGCCGTCGGAGAAACAGTTGGCCGCCCACCGCCGAGCCGTGGAGAACGACCTGATCGACGAGGATTCGCTGGCCCCCGGCTACACCTACGTGAAGAAACACCACCGCCACGGCTGACCCCGCCCAGCCGTTGCTGAGGGTCGTTTCCGGTCCGTGCGAACAGCCTTCAGAGCCAGCCGCGTTGCCCGAGGCTCGCCACCCCGAACCCCAGCGGCGCCGATCGATCAGTATGGCGGCAGACCGGCTCGGCCGGGATCGCGCGACGGCTGTGGCCTCGTTCCCGGAGGCCTCGAGCGCAGCCGGGCGCCGGCGATCACCACGACGACCGCCAGGATGATGCCGAAGCTGACCGGGTAGACCCAGGCACGGCCGGTGACCAGTGAGAACACGAGCATGCCTGCGTAGAACGGCCCGCCGACGGCCAGACCGAGGAGCGCGCCGCGGCGGTTCTGCTCGGCGGTGAGGGGCAACGGCCGGCGGTCTGCGGGCAGCGCCTTGCGGTTGAGCCAGTCGAACAGCGGCAGCATCAGGGCCCAGACAGCGCCGTACAGGCCGGCCCGGGCGAAGATCAGCGAGACCGGGTCGCCGCGGTCCAGGAACAGGCGCATCGCGAACCAGATCAGGGTGAGCGTCACCGAGGCGACGGCGTACCGGCCCGGCGGCCCGCCCAACTTCTCCACGAGCATGGCCCGGCGGCTCGCAAGACCCGGTTTCTCGACCATGGTCGATGCCATTGCCCGCCGCGGCCGTCAGATATGCGCCTCCGGCACGTGGGCGGCGGCCAGCGGGCCCGCCACCGACCAACCGAGCGCTTGGTACAACGCCCGGCCATCCGCGGTCGCGGCGAGCACGCCGGTCGACAATCCAAGATCAAGAGCAGCATCAGCAAGGGTACGCATGACAGCACTCCCGAACCCACGCCGCCGGTGCCCGGGATCCGTCTCCACCTGGTCGATGACGCCGACCGTGCCCGCCGGAGCCATCCGCCCCCACGCGGCCCTCTCCCCGCCCTCGCCGAGGATCTCCGCGTGAACCACCGGCCCGTCCCTGACGACCCGGACAGGATGCCCAACCTTCTCGCCGGCCCGAAACGGCACCTGCATCAGATAGGCGGTGTCGGCCATGGCCCACGCCCCGGGCAGAGCTTTGCGCAGCAGCTCCGGCTCACCGGCCACCTTGATCCACGTCCCCGGCGCATCGTGCTCGCGGCCCAGCCCGTCCAGCACCTGCTCGTCAAACGCGGGCAGCACATAGCGGACCCGGTGCCCTGGCAGCCCGACCTCCATCCGCCAAGCGCCGGGCACGGCCTCCGGAGCGCCGACCGACCGGCAGAGCGCCCAACCATGCACCCACGAGCTGACGAGGTCCAACGCTTGGTCCTTCCTGACGGCCCGGCCGGTCCGAAATGCGAATCAGGAAGAATCTATCGGGTGGAAGCGCGCATGATCCAACCGAAATGGGTGGCCGTAGCCCTGGCCGCCGCCCCGCACGTCTTCCTGCTCGCCTGGATGACCCTGATGATCACCCAGTCGTCCGGCACCGACCGGATGTACGCGAGCATCCTCGGCTACTTCGAACTGCTGCTGCTCCCGATCGCCCTGGCAGCCGCCGCCGTCACCTGGTTCATCCGCCCACTGCGCCGCTTCGCCGCACCCATCGCCGCCATCTCGATAGCCGGCGCCGTGCTGGTCTTCACCACCGCCATGATCGTCGCCCAGGAACGCACCTGGTCCTGACCACCCGCGCCGTCGATCCCGACCATCCGCGCCGTCAGTCCCGACCATCCGCGCCGTCGGTCCTGACCGGCCGCGCCGTCGGTCCTGACCGGCCGCGCCGTCGGTCCTGACCGGCCGCGCCGTCGGTCCTGACCGGCCGCGCCGTCGGTCCTGACCGGCCGCGCCGTCGGTCCTGACCGGCCGCGCCGTCAGTCCCGACCATCCGCGCCGTCGGTCCCGACCATCCGCGCCGTCAGTCCCGACCAGCCGCGCCGTCGGTATTGACCGGCCACGCCCTCCGGTCCGACCCCCAGCTGGCGGTGAGGCATGGAATGCGGCGCTGTTGAGGTGCATGGCGGCCAGCCGGCGAGGCCGGGCTGGCGCTGAGGCATGGAATGCGGGCGTCTTTAGCTGCTTCAACGCCAGCCGGGCGGGCTCGGCTGGCGCTGAGGCATGGAATGCGGGCGTCTTTAGTCGCTTCAACGCCAGCCGGGCAGGCTGCAATGCCGCTCAGCGCAAGTTGACCTTGTAGTGAGCGGCGTGTCGGTGGGCGGTGTGGTGTCCGGGTCGCTGGGATGGCCGCCGCGTCGGGTGTGCAGGTGCGGCCGGATCAGGTGTCGGTCGGGGTGCTGGTGACTGCGGTGCCGCGGGTCAAGATCGATCTGGCGGTGGCGGCGTGTGGGGTGCAGGCGAAACGATCGGACGGCAAGTTGCCGCCGCATGCGTCGCCGCGATCGACCCGGACCGGATCAGCTTC is part of the Actinoplanes sp. NBC_00393 genome and harbors:
- a CDS encoding GNAT family N-acetyltransferase, encoding MDLVSSWVHGWALCRSVGAPEAVPGAWRMEVGLPGHRVRYVLPAFDEQVLDGLGREHDAPGTWIKVAGEPELLRKALPGAWAMADTAYLMQVPFRAGEKVGHPVRVVRDGPVVHAEILGEGGERAAWGRMAPAGTVGVIDQVETDPGHRRRGFGSAVMRTLADAALDLGLSTGVLAATADGRALYQALGWSVAGPLAAAHVPEAHI